Proteins from a genomic interval of Pseudomonas paeninsulae:
- a CDS encoding branched-chain amino acid ABC transporter substrate-binding protein, with protein MNKATKQISKLFAAMAMAGVASYSLAADTIKIGMAGPVTGAVAQYGEMQFIGAKMAIEQINKAGGVNGAMLEGVVYDDACDPKQAVAVANKIVNDEVKFVVGHLCSSSTQPASDIYEDEGILMISPASTSPDITARGYELVFRTIGLDSLQGPTAGNFIADHVKPKAVAVIHDKQQYGEGIATAVKQTLEAKGTKVVLFEGINAGDKDFSAMIAKLKQANVDFVYYGGYHPELGLLLRQSAEKGLTAKFMGPEGVGNKEISAIAGPASEGLLVTLPKSFDQDPRNQALVEAFKAKNEDSSGPFVFPAYAAVQVIAEGIEKAGDTDTAKVAAALRANSFDTPTGVLSFDEKGDLKDFSFVVYEWHQDGTKTEAPLN; from the coding sequence ATGAACAAGGCTACTAAGCAGATCTCCAAACTGTTTGCCGCCATGGCCATGGCCGGCGTTGCCAGCTACTCGCTAGCGGCTGATACGATCAAGATTGGTATGGCAGGCCCGGTAACGGGCGCAGTCGCACAATATGGCGAGATGCAATTTATCGGCGCCAAGATGGCCATCGAGCAGATCAACAAGGCTGGTGGCGTCAACGGCGCCATGCTCGAAGGCGTGGTGTATGACGATGCATGCGATCCGAAGCAAGCCGTGGCCGTAGCCAACAAGATCGTCAACGACGAAGTAAAATTCGTGGTTGGCCACCTCTGTTCCAGCTCCACTCAACCAGCGTCCGACATCTACGAAGATGAAGGCATTCTGATGATCAGCCCGGCTTCCACCAGCCCTGACATCACCGCTCGCGGCTACGAACTGGTGTTCCGCACCATTGGCCTGGACAGCCTGCAAGGCCCGACCGCCGGCAACTTCATCGCCGACCACGTCAAGCCGAAAGCTGTCGCTGTGATCCATGACAAGCAGCAGTACGGCGAAGGCATCGCCACCGCGGTCAAGCAGACGCTGGAAGCCAAGGGCACCAAGGTCGTCCTATTCGAAGGCATCAATGCCGGCGACAAGGATTTCTCCGCGATGATCGCCAAGCTCAAGCAAGCCAATGTGGATTTCGTCTACTACGGCGGCTACCACCCGGAGTTGGGCCTGCTGCTGCGTCAGTCGGCTGAAAAAGGTCTGACCGCCAAGTTCATGGGCCCTGAAGGTGTGGGTAACAAGGAAATCTCGGCCATCGCCGGCCCGGCTTCCGAAGGCCTGCTGGTGACCCTGCCGAAGTCGTTCGATCAGGATCCACGCAACCAGGCACTGGTCGAAGCGTTCAAAGCCAAGAACGAAGACTCCAGCGGCCCGTTCGTCTTCCCCGCCTATGCTGCCGTGCAAGTGATTGCCGAAGGCATTGAGAAAGCTGGCGATACCGATACCGCCAAGGTGGCCGCAGCCCTGCGCGCCAACAGCTTCGACACGCCTACCGGCGTCCTCAGCTTCGACGAAAAGGGTGACCTGAAAGACTTCAGCTTCGTGGTCTACGAATGGCACCAGGACGGCACCAAGACCGAAGCACCGCTTAACTGA
- a CDS encoding DUF2288 domain-containing protein, translating to MTEQPSTLYAKLLGETAPITWQELEPCFARGALLVVGATQDLIAMAQVVAENDQGKVSAWLASGQLKKVDDGDAADLLARDPPLWAVVVAPWVLVQERRGEPVVH from the coding sequence ATGACTGAACAACCTAGCACCCTCTACGCCAAGCTGCTTGGCGAAACTGCACCAATCACCTGGCAAGAGTTGGAACCTTGCTTCGCCCGCGGTGCGTTGCTGGTGGTCGGGGCTACGCAAGATCTGATTGCGATGGCCCAAGTCGTAGCGGAAAACGACCAGGGCAAGGTGAGCGCCTGGCTGGCCAGCGGCCAATTGAAAAAAGTCGACGATGGGGATGCCGCGGATCTGCTGGCGCGCGACCCGCCGCTGTGGGCGGTGGTGGTGGCGCCTTGGGTGCTGGTGCAGGAGCGGCGTGGCGAGCCTGTTGTGCACTGA
- a CDS encoding DUF5064 family protein, producing MFEPGHLHRANPVATPDQPTFSIDLHYEVRQDPVEGPMLHMRLAGDVAGKAFEEQFELHRDTAFNFASVASRLALKHGMPANFSLIMRGHQEYDQMFADIRTKLGSHTGDSVDLDHLEKDGL from the coding sequence ATGTTCGAGCCTGGCCATCTGCATCGCGCTAACCCGGTCGCCACCCCGGACCAACCTACGTTCAGCATCGATCTCCACTACGAGGTGCGCCAGGATCCGGTCGAGGGGCCGATGCTACACATGCGCCTGGCCGGCGACGTGGCGGGCAAGGCGTTCGAGGAGCAGTTCGAGTTGCACCGCGATACCGCCTTCAATTTCGCCAGTGTCGCCAGCCGCCTGGCACTCAAGCATGGGATGCCGGCCAATTTCAGCCTGATCATGCGTGGTCACCAGGAATACGACCAGATGTTCGCCGATATCCGCACCAAGCTCGGCAGTCATACCGGTGATTCGGTCGATCTCGACCACCTTGAGAAAGACGGCTTGTAG
- the phnE gene encoding phosphonate ABC transporter, permease protein PhnE translates to MKPSAGKRLGNYGLLLALLVTVVASFRFLDIDLGALISGDSLSQMGRYASNFFSPDFSAPHVRAIGHGALETLAMSAVGTLLAALLGLLLALPAAGRFGWLALSGSRFLLNALRAIPELVWAALVVLAAGLGPNAGTLALALHTTGVLGRLFAEALENTSNEPAEAIRLGGGGHLAAFCYGTLPSVWPQLIAYSLYRWENNIRMASVLGFVGAGGLGQMLYVSLSLFQEAQAATVILAMLILVLGVDAFSGWARQRWVSA, encoded by the coding sequence ATGAAGCCTTCTGCGGGCAAGCGTCTGGGCAACTACGGCCTGCTGCTGGCCTTGCTGGTGACGGTGGTTGCGTCCTTCCGTTTCCTGGATATCGACCTTGGCGCACTGATCAGTGGCGACAGCCTGAGCCAGATGGGCCGCTATGCCAGCAACTTCTTCAGCCCGGATTTCTCGGCGCCGCACGTGCGGGCCATCGGCCACGGCGCGCTGGAGACCCTGGCCATGTCAGCCGTAGGCACCCTGTTGGCAGCCCTGCTCGGCCTACTCCTGGCCTTGCCGGCGGCCGGACGTTTCGGCTGGCTGGCGCTGAGCGGCTCTCGTTTTCTCTTGAATGCCCTGCGCGCGATACCGGAACTGGTGTGGGCGGCCCTAGTGGTGCTGGCCGCCGGCCTCGGCCCGAATGCCGGCACCCTGGCCCTGGCCTTGCACACCACCGGGGTGCTCGGCCGGTTGTTCGCCGAAGCCCTGGAGAACACCTCGAACGAACCAGCCGAAGCGATTCGCCTGGGCGGCGGCGGACATCTGGCGGCGTTCTGCTACGGCACCCTGCCGTCAGTCTGGCCGCAACTGATCGCCTATTCGTTGTACCGCTGGGAAAACAATATCCGCATGGCCAGCGTGCTCGGCTTTGTCGGTGCCGGTGGGCTGGGACAGATGCTCTACGTCAGTCTCAGCCTGTTCCAGGAAGCCCAGGCGGCGACGGTGATCCTGGCGATGCTGATCCTGGTGCTAGGCGTCGACGCCTTCAGCGGCTGGGCGCGTCAGCGCTGGGTCAGCGCGTAG
- a CDS encoding PhnE/PtxC family ABC transporter permease — MLNPVLRDPAALPRLALTLLAVLLLWPSLTLSELNLAVLFDQQNAANMGRFLADFWPLAHDREFLQLLGRATLETLAIATAGMALALLIAIPGALLASRALSLSAVHRGGRPAWWAQALRWPVRGLLIILRSVPEIVWALLFVRAVGLGPTAGVLAIAITYSGMLGKVYAEIFESVDPRPSRALLIAGSPRLAAFAYGVLPNAAAEMLSYTVYRWECAIRASVVMGFVGAGGLGQQIDLSLRMFAGGEVASMLLTFLLLVLLADQLSRLLRARLL; from the coding sequence ATGCTGAACCCGGTACTGCGTGACCCGGCAGCCTTGCCGCGCCTGGCACTGACCCTGCTGGCAGTGCTGCTGCTGTGGCCAAGCCTGACGCTCAGCGAGCTGAACCTGGCGGTGCTGTTCGATCAACAGAACGCAGCCAATATGGGCCGCTTTCTCGCCGACTTCTGGCCGCTGGCGCATGATCGCGAGTTCCTCCAGTTACTCGGTCGCGCCACCCTGGAAACCCTGGCTATCGCCACCGCCGGCATGGCCCTGGCCCTACTGATCGCCATTCCCGGCGCACTGCTGGCCAGCCGCGCGCTATCACTCTCCGCCGTGCACCGTGGCGGACGTCCGGCCTGGTGGGCGCAGGCGCTGCGCTGGCCGGTACGCGGCCTGCTGATCATCCTGCGCAGCGTGCCGGAAATCGTCTGGGCGCTGTTGTTCGTGCGCGCCGTTGGCCTTGGCCCGACTGCCGGCGTGCTGGCCATCGCCATCACCTACAGCGGCATGCTCGGCAAGGTCTACGCGGAAATCTTCGAGTCGGTCGACCCGCGCCCGAGCCGCGCCCTGCTGATCGCCGGCAGCCCACGCTTGGCCGCCTTCGCCTACGGGGTTCTGCCCAATGCCGCCGCGGAAATGCTCTCCTACACGGTGTACCGCTGGGAATGCGCCATCCGCGCCTCGGTGGTGATGGGCTTCGTCGGCGCCGGCGGCCTGGGCCAGCAGATCGACCTGTCGCTGCGCATGTTCGCCGGCGGCGAGGTGGCCAGCATGCTACTGACCTTCCTGTTACTGGTCCTGCTCGCCGACCAACTCAGCCGTCTGCTGCGCGCGAGGTTGCTATGA
- a CDS encoding phosphonate ABC transporter ATP-binding protein — protein sequence MSVSLSGVGLTHANGQVALSAVNLQVKTGERVAIIGPSGAGKTSLLRLLASNLQPSSGQIQLLGQQPWQLAAGKRQQLRARIGLIHQTPPLPPRQRVVTAVLAGKLGQWSLGKSLLNLLHPLDMPGAQAALARLDLADKLFERCDQLSGGQLQRVGIARVLYQAPELILADEPVSAMDPVLAGHTLSVLNEEVSRRGMTLLASLHAVDLALAHFPRIIGVREGRIVFDLPPEAISVSALDALYANEQLPVVPASAAAAPVSVQIPRC from the coding sequence GTGAGTGTCAGCCTCAGCGGCGTGGGTCTGACCCACGCCAACGGTCAGGTTGCGCTCAGCGCGGTCAATCTGCAGGTAAAGACCGGCGAGCGGGTGGCCATCATCGGCCCCTCGGGCGCGGGTAAAACCAGCCTGCTGCGCCTGCTCGCCAGCAACCTGCAACCCAGCAGCGGACAGATCCAGTTGCTCGGCCAGCAACCTTGGCAGCTTGCTGCAGGTAAGCGGCAGCAGTTGCGGGCGCGCATCGGCCTGATTCATCAGACACCGCCCCTGCCGCCACGCCAGCGAGTGGTCACGGCGGTACTGGCGGGTAAGCTGGGGCAATGGTCCCTGGGCAAAAGCCTGCTCAACCTGCTGCATCCGCTGGATATGCCCGGTGCCCAGGCGGCCCTTGCTCGCCTGGACCTGGCGGACAAGCTGTTCGAGCGCTGCGATCAGCTCTCCGGTGGCCAGTTGCAACGGGTCGGCATCGCTCGGGTGCTCTATCAAGCGCCGGAACTGATCCTTGCCGATGAGCCGGTGTCTGCCATGGACCCGGTGCTCGCCGGTCATACCCTGAGCGTGCTCAATGAGGAAGTCAGTCGGCGCGGCATGACCCTGCTGGCCAGCCTGCATGCGGTTGACTTGGCCCTGGCGCATTTCCCGCGAATCATCGGCGTGCGCGAGGGCCGCATCGTCTTCGACCTGCCGCCCGAAGCAATCAGCGTCTCCGCGCTGGATGCGCTCTACGCCAACGAACAATTGCCAGTCGTGCCCGCTTCGGCAGCGGCGGCGCCTGTGAGCGTGCAGATCCCACGATGCTGA
- a CDS encoding putative selenate ABC transporter substrate-binding protein has translation MLKRPFALAAGLALSFSAVFAQAADVLRVSAIPDEAPTELLRKFKPLGAYLEQQLDMKVEFVPVSDYAAVVEALAADRIDMAWLGGFTFVQARLKTANAAHAAIPLVQRAEDEKFTSKIISADPAVHSLQDLKGKTFAFGSVSSTSGSLMPRYFMLKDGIKPEQFFSRIAYSGAHDATAAWVQAGKADGGVLNASVWDKLVAAGKVDTDKVKVIATTPPYFDYNWTVRGTLDPVVRNKIQAAFLALDPTNPAHKAILDLQAASRFIATKAENYQGIEEAAQAAGLLQ, from the coding sequence ATGTTGAAGCGTCCCTTTGCGCTGGCCGCCGGCCTTGCCTTGTCTTTTTCCGCCGTATTCGCCCAAGCCGCCGATGTATTGCGCGTCTCGGCCATCCCCGATGAAGCCCCCACCGAACTGTTGCGCAAATTCAAGCCGCTTGGCGCCTACCTCGAACAGCAACTGGACATGAAAGTCGAGTTCGTCCCGGTATCCGACTATGCCGCTGTGGTCGAGGCCCTCGCCGCCGATCGTATCGACATGGCCTGGCTGGGCGGTTTCACCTTCGTCCAGGCGCGTCTAAAAACCGCCAACGCTGCGCACGCCGCCATCCCGCTGGTGCAACGCGCCGAAGATGAGAAGTTCACCAGCAAGATCATCAGCGCCGACCCGGCCGTGCACTCGCTGCAGGACCTGAAAGGCAAGACCTTCGCCTTCGGTTCGGTGTCGTCCACCTCCGGCAGCCTGATGCCGCGCTACTTCATGCTGAAAGACGGAATCAAGCCGGAACAGTTCTTCAGCCGCATTGCCTACTCCGGTGCGCATGACGCCACCGCGGCCTGGGTGCAGGCCGGTAAGGCCGACGGCGGCGTACTCAACGCCTCGGTGTGGGACAAACTGGTCGCCGCCGGCAAGGTCGATACCGACAAGGTCAAGGTAATCGCCACTACCCCGCCCTACTTCGATTACAACTGGACAGTGCGCGGCACCCTCGATCCAGTCGTGCGCAACAAGATCCAGGCGGCGTTCCTCGCCCTCGACCCGACCAACCCGGCACACAAGGCCATTCTCGACCTGCAAGCCGCCAGCCGCTTTATCGCGACCAAGGCAGAGAACTACCAAGGTATCGAGGAAGCAGCCCAAGCGGCCGGCCTGTTGCAGTGA
- a CDS encoding NAD(P)-dependent oxidoreductase → MSTSLPALAFAGIGLMGLPMTRRLLAAGYPLSVWNRSPDKCLPLLELGAQRVQTPAELCSDAGMVMLCLANTEVVREVVFGPGGIVEGARPGQLLVDFSSLEPAATRAMAAELEQRCGMRWVDAPVSGGTPGAEAGSLAIMAGGREEDVERARPILAHLGQRLTRMGDVGAGQVTKLCNQMIVACNALVIAEVVALAEQAGVDASLLAPALAGGFADSKPLQILAPQMASSQFEPIKWHVRTLLKDLDSAVKLSREIGSATPLSGLAAQLLRLHGSQGNLQRDPATLVQLYREGEA, encoded by the coding sequence ATGAGCACTTCCCTTCCGGCCTTGGCTTTCGCCGGCATCGGCCTGATGGGCTTGCCCATGACCCGGCGCCTGTTGGCCGCGGGTTATCCCCTGAGTGTGTGGAACCGTTCGCCGGACAAGTGCCTGCCGTTGCTCGAGTTGGGGGCGCAGCGTGTGCAAACCCCTGCCGAGTTGTGCAGCGATGCCGGCATGGTGATGCTCTGCCTGGCCAATACCGAGGTGGTGCGTGAGGTGGTGTTCGGCCCCGGCGGTATTGTCGAGGGCGCCCGGCCCGGGCAACTGTTGGTGGATTTCTCCAGCCTGGAGCCGGCGGCGACCCGCGCGATGGCCGCCGAGCTGGAGCAGCGTTGTGGCATGCGCTGGGTTGATGCGCCGGTGTCGGGCGGCACACCTGGCGCCGAGGCCGGCAGCCTGGCGATCATGGCCGGTGGTCGCGAGGAGGATGTCGAACGGGCGCGACCGATCCTCGCCCACCTGGGTCAGCGCCTGACCCGCATGGGTGATGTCGGCGCCGGTCAGGTGACCAAGTTGTGCAACCAGATGATCGTCGCCTGCAACGCGCTGGTGATTGCCGAGGTGGTGGCCCTGGCGGAGCAGGCCGGAGTCGATGCCAGCCTGCTCGCTCCAGCCTTGGCCGGTGGTTTTGCCGATTCCAAACCGCTGCAGATCCTCGCCCCGCAAATGGCCAGCAGCCAGTTCGAACCGATCAAGTGGCATGTGCGCACCTTGCTCAAGGATCTGGACAGCGCAGTCAAACTGTCCCGCGAGATCGGTTCGGCCACACCGCTCAGCGGTCTGGCGGCGCAGTTGCTGCGCCTGCACGGCAGCCAGGGCAATCTGCAGCGCGATCCGGCCACGCTGGTGCAGTTGTATCGGGAGGGTGAGGCATGA
- a CDS encoding hydroxypyruvate isomerase family protein, whose translation MKIAANLSLLFSELPLRERVVAAAAAGFDGVEIQFPYELAAIRLKEALEAAGMPLVLINLPAGDLLSGGAGLAAVPARQAEFDAALQEALTYAAMVRPACVNVLPGRLAEGLNRERALATLAANLHKSAEAFQLLGICVLVEAINPLDMPGFLLNSPEQLDALLRTVRHPNLAAQYDLYHMARQGVDLLAGIELLAGRIGHVQFADCPGRGAPGTGQLEFAPALAALERTGYQGWLGAEYLPGEAGTQAGLGWLASWRKAG comes from the coding sequence ATGAAAATCGCCGCCAACCTGTCCCTGCTGTTCAGCGAACTGCCGTTGCGCGAGCGCGTGGTGGCGGCCGCTGCGGCGGGTTTCGACGGTGTAGAAATCCAGTTTCCCTACGAGTTGGCGGCGATTCGCCTGAAGGAGGCGCTGGAGGCGGCGGGCATGCCGCTGGTGCTGATCAATCTGCCCGCTGGCGACTTGCTCAGCGGCGGTGCCGGTCTGGCGGCGGTGCCGGCGCGCCAGGCCGAGTTCGATGCCGCGCTGCAGGAGGCGCTGACCTATGCGGCGATGGTGCGTCCCGCCTGCGTCAATGTGCTGCCCGGGCGCCTGGCCGAAGGTTTGAACCGAGAACGAGCGCTGGCGACCCTGGCCGCCAATCTGCACAAGAGCGCCGAGGCTTTTCAGCTGCTGGGAATCTGCGTGCTGGTGGAGGCGATCAACCCGTTGGATATGCCGGGCTTTTTGCTCAACAGCCCTGAACAGCTCGATGCGCTGTTGCGCACGGTCAGGCATCCCAATCTGGCGGCCCAGTACGACCTCTACCACATGGCGCGCCAAGGCGTGGATCTACTGGCGGGCATCGAGTTGTTGGCTGGGCGCATCGGCCATGTGCAGTTCGCCGACTGCCCCGGGCGCGGGGCGCCTGGAACCGGTCAGCTCGAGTTTGCCCCGGCCCTGGCGGCGCTCGAACGCACCGGCTATCAGGGCTGGCTGGGCGCCGAATACCTGCCGGGTGAAGCCGGAACGCAGGCGGGACTGGGCTGGCTGGCCAGCTGGCGCAAGGCTGGCTGA
- a CDS encoding ABC transporter substrate-binding protein, with product MPPPVQTPPGKRSTTALRLGLGVLLVQLLCLTEVMAAETMRLQLRWLHQFQFAGYYMALEKGLYAQAGLDVQISPGGPGTPKPIDALLNGDTDFAIANSGLVIARMQGKPVVALAAIMQSSPTVWIVRADSDIYTPQDLAGKRVMLMQAQESAELRITLVREGIDLSHLEVQQTSFNPQDLIDGNTDAFGGYISNEPFWLQQQKVPYRLINPRDYGVNFYNDVLATHETLLQQRPAQVEAFLQASLQGWQYALENIEESVQLIHQRYAPDKSLEHLRFEAEQLQALIMPELVQPGHMNPGRWQAIAQSYLELGMVEGPIELDGFIYKRKVATDHRLLYQVLGGALLALLLLGAVALRFARLTQKLRLEVKRRQQAEQELRSSNLQLERLANTDRLTGQWSRLKIEELAHTEIKRAERHDFPLALVFLDIDRFKSVNDQYGHDVGDCVLTGVAQRIKTHLRDADSLCRWGGEEFIVLMPHTDLDQACLIAEKLRALIAAEPLTGTIGVTASFGVAQWQPGQELGELVHCADLMLYRAKKLGRNRVERFSPCTILPLA from the coding sequence ATGCCCCCACCCGTTCAAACACCACCCGGTAAGCGGAGCACCACTGCGCTACGCTTAGGCCTCGGCGTGCTGCTGGTGCAGTTGCTGTGCCTGACCGAGGTCATGGCCGCGGAAACAATGCGCCTGCAGCTGCGCTGGCTGCATCAGTTCCAGTTCGCCGGCTACTACATGGCCCTGGAAAAAGGTCTCTATGCGCAAGCCGGGCTGGATGTACAGATCAGTCCAGGCGGGCCGGGAACGCCAAAGCCGATAGACGCCCTGCTCAACGGTGATACCGACTTTGCCATTGCCAACAGCGGCCTGGTCATCGCGCGCATGCAGGGCAAACCCGTAGTGGCGCTGGCGGCGATCATGCAGAGCTCTCCTACCGTGTGGATAGTGCGCGCCGACTCGGACATCTATACGCCCCAAGACTTGGCGGGCAAGCGGGTGATGCTGATGCAGGCGCAGGAAAGCGCCGAGCTGCGCATCACCCTGGTCCGCGAAGGCATCGATCTGAGTCACCTGGAGGTACAGCAGACCAGTTTCAACCCGCAGGATCTGATCGACGGCAACACCGATGCGTTCGGCGGTTACATTTCCAACGAACCGTTCTGGCTGCAACAGCAGAAGGTGCCCTACCGGCTGATCAATCCGCGCGACTATGGTGTCAATTTCTACAACGATGTACTGGCCACCCACGAAACCCTGTTGCAACAGCGCCCCGCGCAGGTCGAGGCTTTTCTCCAGGCCAGCCTGCAAGGGTGGCAATACGCCCTGGAAAACATCGAGGAAAGCGTACAGCTGATTCATCAACGCTATGCCCCCGACAAGAGCCTGGAACATCTGCGTTTCGAGGCCGAGCAATTGCAGGCGCTGATCATGCCGGAGCTGGTGCAACCGGGGCACATGAACCCGGGGCGCTGGCAAGCCATTGCGCAAAGTTACCTGGAGCTGGGCATGGTCGAGGGACCGATCGAACTGGATGGTTTTATCTACAAGCGCAAGGTTGCAACCGACCACCGCCTGCTCTACCAGGTGCTTGGCGGCGCCCTGCTGGCCCTGCTGCTGCTGGGCGCCGTAGCCTTGCGCTTCGCCCGCCTGACGCAGAAACTGCGCCTGGAGGTCAAGCGCCGGCAACAGGCCGAGCAGGAACTGCGTAGCAGCAACCTGCAACTGGAGCGCCTGGCCAACACCGACCGCCTGACCGGACAGTGGTCGCGCCTGAAGATCGAGGAACTGGCGCACACCGAAATCAAGCGCGCCGAGCGCCATGATTTCCCTCTGGCCTTGGTGTTTCTCGATATCGACCGCTTCAAGTCGGTCAACGATCAATACGGTCACGACGTCGGCGATTGCGTCCTCACTGGCGTGGCGCAACGGATCAAGACTCACCTGCGCGACGCCGACAGCCTGTGCCGCTGGGGCGGCGAGGAATTCATCGTCCTCATGCCGCACACCGACCTCGATCAAGCCTGCCTGATCGCGGAAAAGCTTCGCGCCCTGATCGCCGCCGAACCGCTAACCGGAACCATCGGCGTCACCGCCAGCTTTGGCGTGGCGCAGTGGCAGCCCGGGCAAGAACTGGGTGAACTGGTGCACTGCGCCGACCTGATGCTCTATCGCGCCAAGAAGTTGGGGCGCAATCGGGTCGAACGCTTTTCCCCCTGCACCATCCTGCCCCTGGCGTAA